The Hyalangium ruber genome includes the window GCTCGACCAGGCGCGCGAGCTCTTCTACCGCCGCGCGAACATCCTCGGGCGTCTTGTAGTCATTGTTCAGCGGGTTGCTCTCGACATCCCACCGGAGTCCCACGTTCACGGTGAGCCGCCGGGCGATCTCCCAGTCGTCCTGGACGTACACGCCGAACTGCGTGTTGTTGGCCGCCATCTTCGGGTCGCCGACGCCATAGGAGGCTTCGAACGGGAAGTCGTAGCTGAGGTTGTTGGCGGCGTCCTCGCGGAAGCGGAAGACGGGGTTGCCGAAGAGCGTGCGCGTGATCTGGTACTTCTGGAAGGAGAGCTTGGCGCCGGTCTTCACCACGTGCTGGCCGGCCAGTTCGAAGTTCGCGAACGTCGCGTCATCGCGCAACGTGAAGGCCCTCTGGGTGATGTCCTGACTGGTGTCGCGGCCACCCAGCCGGATGACACCCGAGAAGTCTCGCCCCACCAGGTCGGGGGTCGCGGCGGTCGGGTTGAACTGCGAGTCGAGATACTGGAACGTGGCTTCATTCGTCAGCGCTCCCAGCCGCAGTTGATGCCTGGCCGCGGCGGTGAGCACGTTGTTGCGCACGTTCTCGGCAGCCTCGAACCCCACCTGACCACCGAAGCTGCGGATGTCGGTCTCTCTCCGGATGCTGGCGCTGAGATCCACGGTCTGGTTTCCGGCGGGCCGCCAGGTCAGCTTTCCGAAGCCGAGATGCTCGCGGAAGGGACTCTTGAAGCTGCCTTCGAATTCGCCGAACAGGCTCTGGTTCTCCGGCGTGGGATTGCCGAGCGTCACCAGGTTCGAGCGGTCCTGGACGTTGCCCTCATAGCTCGCGAAGAAGTGCAGCTTGTCCTTTACGAGGGGGCCACCGAGCGCAGCGCCGAACTGGGAGCGCAGCAGATCGGGTCGCTCCAGGTCCCCCCGCTCCACGTCGAAGTAGTTCCGGGCCGCCAGGGACTTGTTCTGATAGGTGAGGAAGAGGTCGCCGTGGAAGTCGTTTCCGCCCGAGCGCGTGATGGCGGAGATGATCGCGCCACTGGCCTGCTCGTACTCGGCCTTGTAGTTCTGGCTGATCACGCGGAAGCCGCTGACCGCGAGCTGGGGAAAGGGATTTCCGCGGCTCGAGTCCTGTCCCACCACTCCGCCTTCGATGACGTTGTTCTTGAGGCTCACTCCGTCCACGAAGACGTTGGTGTTGCGGGCCTCGAGCGCGCCGGACGAGTAGTTCTTCTTGAACTCGTCGTTGGAGAGGCGAACGCCAGGCGCCAGCGCCGCGAAGTTGAGGAAGTTGCGGGTGCTCTGGGGAAGATTCTCGATCTCTTCGCGGCTGACGTTGGTGGCGACCTCGGACGTCGAACTCTCTGTCGTCTTTCCCTCGACGACGACGGTCTCGCTCTGGCCGAGATCGAGCGCCACGTCCTCCGCGAGGTTGATCTTCAGGTCCACCGTCTGGCCGACCTGCAGGGTGACGGTCCGGAGCACCTCCTTGCCGTCAGGCAGGGTCGCGGTGATCAAGTACTCACCGGGCTCCAAGCCCGTCAGGAAGTGAGAGCCGTCCGCGCGTACGGTTCCGGTCGCCGAGGCGCCATTGTTCGTATTCACCGCGCGCACGGTCACGCCGGTGGTCGCCCCGCTGGTCGAGCTGAGGTCCACGCGGATGGTCGCCGTCGTCTTCTGCGCGAGCGCAGGCACGGCCGCTAGCAACACGACAGCTCCCAACACACCCCACATCCGGTCGATTCTGCTGCCCTGCTTTCTGTTCATGGCAACCTCACTGCTGGACGCCGGGAGCGTCGTTTGGGCGGCTTCTCGGCGCCGCAAGACTCGCGAACAACCACCTCTGGAACCAACGCGCGCGACACGGGCCGTGAGCGCGTCGGGCTTTCGATGCTGAGCAGGAGCTGCTCCAGCGACGACCGGCCGAGCGCCGCGATCTGGACTCGCACCGTGGTCAGCGCGGGACTGACCAGCGAGGCGAGCGGGATGTCGTCGAACCCAGCCACGGCGATGTCGTCGGGGACGCGCAGACCTGCCTCTCGGAAGGCGACCATGCACCCCACGGCGATCACATCGTTGGCGGCGAAGACCGCATCGGGGTGGTCAGGTTGGGCGGCCAGGCGTTGCCCGGCGAGGTAACCCGATTTCTCGCTGAAGTCCCCCGGCAGCACCTGCGGCGGGACGCCTGGCAGCGCGGACGCCATCTCGTCGCGATAGCCGCGCAGACGCTCCTGGGCATCCAGGTTGAGTTCCGGCCCCGCCGCGTGCGCGATCCGCCGGTGACCACACCCGACCAGATGCCTGACCATCGCGCGCGCGCCGCGGTAGCTGTCGATGGTCAGCGTCGAGTGCCGGGCATCCTCCAGCGGGCTGTTGAGGAGCACGATCGGCAAGGAGCTGGGCAGGTTCTTGTCCAGGAGCGCGGCGTCGACGTGCGGTGACATGACGAGGAGCCCATCCACCCTGCCTCGCATGGTGCGGATGGCGACGGCGAGCTCCGCCGCATCGCCGTGGGTGCTCGACAGCAAGAGTTGCAGGCGTCGGAGGCGTGCCACGGCATCGATGCCGCGGATGAGTTCCGAGAAGAACTCACCGTGAAGATCCGGCAACAGAACGCCTACGACGTTCGTTCGCTGGGTGGCCAGGCTGCGCGCCCCGCTATGCGGCACATAGTGGAGGGAACGCACCGCCGCCAGCACGCGCTTGCGTGTCTCGGCGCCCACGGTGTCATGGCCGTTCATGACGCGTGACACCGACGCGATCGAAACGCGGGCCTTGCGAGCCACGTCCTTGATGCTGGCTTGCGATCCTTCGCGCGCGGTTCTGGCCATGACCTGGCGCAGTCATGTAAACGTTTTCTCACTCGGCGTAAACGTTTTCCCGATGACGCTGCGCGGCGTGCGGGAGGCTCGAAGGCGCTCATGACGAAAGCTCTCAGGGAACGCGTTGCCAGGATGGCGGGTGTGGCCTCCGCCGTAGCATCCCTTCTCATCCTCATCGCGGCCGCGCCTGATCCCTTCGCGCCGATGACCCTCGACACCTTCGATGACCTCACGCCTTGGCGGGTGGCGGCATCGGATGGCGTCTCTGCCACGAAAGCACCAGTGCCCGGAGAGAAGGGAGGCGCGCTCCGACTTGCCTTCGATCTTGGCCCATCCGCCGGTTACGCCTTCGCACATCGAGACCTTCCGCTCGACCTGCCGGAGAATTTCGAGATCACCTTCGTCGTGCGCGGAGAGACAGCGCCCAACAACCTCGAGTTCAAGTTGACGGACGCCAGCGGCGACAATGTCTGGTGGCACGTCCGGCGCGACTTCCAAGTCCATCGCGAATGGCGCGAAGTGCGAATCAAGAAACGCCAGATCTCCTTCGCTTGGGGGCCTACCGCGGACAAGACGTTGCGCCGCGCCGCGTCGATCGAGGTCGTGGTCAGCGCGGGCAGCGGCGGCGGCGCGGGTTGGATCGAGATAGACCAGCTCATGCTCCGGCGCCTTCCGGTCGAGACCGGGGAGCCGCCGCCGATCGCCGCACGGGCAACATCGGCCAACGCGCTTGCGCCGCTCTCGGTCGACGGCGATCTGGCGACCGCCTGGCGCAGCCCTGCATCCCCTCGTGGCCCGCAGGCGCTGACGCTCGATCTTGGCCGCATGCGCGAGTTTGGCGGGCTCTCGCTCACATGGGCGCCAGGCGCGCATGCGCGCGACTATGACATCGAGCTCTCCGACGATGGGCTCCGCTGGCGACTCCTGCGACGCGTACGCGGAGGAGACGGGGGGGAAGATCCGATCTTGGCGACGGAATCGGAAGCCCGCTTCATCCGCATCCGGATGGAGAATCCTGGCGGGCAGGGGTTGGGACTGGCGGACATTCGCGTCGAGCCGCTTCCGTTCGGCGCCGATGCGAACGCCTTCCTCATGGAGCTGGCGCGTCGCGCGCCGCGCGGGCTCCATCCACGCGGATTCGCCGGCGAGCAGAGCTATTGGACGTTGGTCGGCGTCAAGGGAGGCGGCGATGGCGCGCTCTTGTCCGAGGATGGCGCGCTCGAACTTGGCCGCGGAGGCCCTTCAGTAGAGCCATTCGTCATCGACGCGGCAGGCATCACCACCTGGGCAGATGTTGAGATCGCTCACCGTCTCGCGGACCACGCTCTGCCGGTGCCGTCCGTGGAATGGACGCATCCCGCCTGGAAGCTGACGGTCAACGCCTTCGTGGCCGGTGAGCGCGGGAATGATCGCCTCGTTGGCCGCTATACGCTGAGGAATCTCACCCATGCGCCGCTTTCGCTGCGGCTTGCCCTGGTCGTGCGCCCACTGCAGGTCAATCCGCCGACGCAGTTTCTCACGACGCCGGGAGGTGTGAGCCCCATCCGGAGCATGGCGTGGGACGGCGAGGTGATGAGCGTGGGCGCGCGTCGCATTTTCCCGCTCGCGCGTCCCGACATGGCAGGCGTTTCAACGTTCGACAGTGGCGCCTATCCACAACGCCTCATGCGAGCCGATGCAGCAGGCGAGCGCGCGGTCGAGGATGAGACAGGCCTCGCTTCGGGTGTGCTGGCCTACGATGTTGTGCTGCCTCCGCTCGGCGAAAGGCGCCTCGGCATCGTCGCGCCGCTGACGGGTGGCACGCCTGCTCTGCCGCACACCGAGCCCGACCGCTGGCTCGATGAAGAGGATGCGCGCGTCGCAGCCTTTTGGCGGAAGGAACTCTCCACCACTCGGGTGGATGCGGCCGGTGAGGGACGTGCGGTGACGAACGCCCTCCGCACTTCGCTCGCGCACATTCTCATCATGCAGGATGGGCCCATCCTGCGGCCCGGTGCGCGCTCCTATGCGCGCTCCTGGATCCGCGACGGCGCGATGATCGCCGAGGCGCTCCTTCGGCTGGGGCACGAGGAGGAAGCCAAAGCCTACCTGCGCTGGTATGCGACGCACCTCTTCCCCAACGGCAAGGTCCCTTGCTGCGTCGATGCGCGCGGAGCCGATCCCGTGCCGGAGAACGACAGCCACGGTGAGTTCATCCATCTCGCGGCGGAGGTCTGGCGCTACACCGGCGATCGCGCTCTGCTCCAGTCCGTCTGGCCGAAGGTGGAGGCCGCAGCACGGTACATGAACCAGCAGCGGCTCTCTGAACGCGTACCGTCCCATCTCGCCACACCGGAGCGGCGCAACCTCTTCGGACTCATGCCGCCTTCCATCTCGCACGAAGGCTATTCAGCGAAGCCCGCCTACTCCTACTGGGATGACTTCTGGACGCTGCGCGGCTTCGAGGACGCCGTCATGCTCGCGGCAACGTTCGGAGATGCCCAGACGCGGGCGAGCCTCGCCGCACAGCGTGATGAGTTTCGCACCGATCTGATGACGTCCCTGCGCATGACCGCGCGTCGATTCGATATTCCCTATATTGCCGGCGCCGCGGACCTGGGCGATTTCGACGCCACCTCGACGACGATCGCGCTTTCACCCGGGGGACTTCGTCGTCAACTGCCCGCCGATCTCCTGGAAGGAACCTTCGAGCGCTACTGGCAGAACTTCACGGCGCGACGTGATGGCGCTGCAGCCTGGAAGGATTACACGCCTTATGAATGGCGCGTTGTCGGCGCGTTCGTCCGTCTCGGACACCGCGAGCGCGCCA containing:
- a CDS encoding TonB-dependent receptor is translated as MNRKQGSRIDRMWGVLGAVVLLAAVPALAQKTTATIRVDLSSTSGATTGVTVRAVNTNNGASATGTVRADGSHFLTGLEPGEYLITATLPDGKEVLRTVTLQVGQTVDLKINLAEDVALDLGQSETVVVEGKTTESSTSEVATNVSREEIENLPQSTRNFLNFAALAPGVRLSNDEFKKNYSSGALEARNTNVFVDGVSLKNNVIEGGVVGQDSSRGNPFPQLAVSGFRVISQNYKAEYEQASGAIISAITRSGGNDFHGDLFLTYQNKSLAARNYFDVERGDLERPDLLRSQFGAALGGPLVKDKLHFFASYEGNVQDRSNLVTLGNPTPENQSLFGEFEGSFKSPFREHLGFGKLTWRPAGNQTVDLSASIRRETDIRSFGGQVGFEAAENVRNNVLTAAARHQLRLGALTNEATFQYLDSQFNPTAATPDLVGRDFSGVIRLGGRDTSQDITQRAFTLRDDATFANFELAGQHVVKTGAKLSFQKYQITRTLFGNPVFRFREDAANNLSYDFPFEASYGVGDPKMAANNTQFGVYVQDDWEIARRLTVNVGLRWDVESNPLNNDYKTPEDVRAAVEELARLVEPTNGPDFFRVENYITDGNQRPIFLGAVQPRLGVAFDVLDNGRTVLFAGAGRYYDRTLFNTAVDERLRLLYQVRTFQFSQDGSPRNGQPTIAWRPEYQSKAGLDSLIDQGVAPSPEIYLLENDTKPQFTDQFSGGVRQQLGPVNTSVTLTYIRSQNGVGFYPANRRSTGNRDFIPTPGGFGNVIISVDDRTSSYKGVQVSAEKRYSSDLSKWGIQWGASLAYTLGFAEERGSTFNFDYPTVKDSPITPTDTDERHRLVLSGIVGLPLDFKLSTLITLGSGLPFNISDASQGFGPTEYEFRRNGGRADGFIQFSQVDVRLAKDFTISGGHRISAFAECFNLFNAKNFGGYDGFIPPSTDAANPKFGQPSSLVAPPRNVQFGMGYSF
- a CDS encoding LacI family DNA-binding transcriptional regulator, producing the protein MARTAREGSQASIKDVARKARVSIASVSRVMNGHDTVGAETRKRVLAAVRSLHYVPHSGARSLATQRTNVVGVLLPDLHGEFFSELIRGIDAVARLRRLQLLLSSTHGDAAELAVAIRTMRGRVDGLLVMSPHVDAALLDKNLPSSLPIVLLNSPLEDARHSTLTIDSYRGARAMVRHLVGCGHRRIAHAAGPELNLDAQERLRGYRDEMASALPGVPPQVLPGDFSEKSGYLAGQRLAAQPDHPDAVFAANDVIAVGCMVAFREAGLRVPDDIAVAGFDDIPLASLVSPALTTVRVQIAALGRSSLEQLLLSIESPTRSRPVSRALVPEVVVRESCGAEKPPKRRSRRPAVRLP
- a CDS encoding discoidin domain-containing protein, giving the protein MTKALRERVARMAGVASAVASLLILIAAAPDPFAPMTLDTFDDLTPWRVAASDGVSATKAPVPGEKGGALRLAFDLGPSAGYAFAHRDLPLDLPENFEITFVVRGETAPNNLEFKLTDASGDNVWWHVRRDFQVHREWREVRIKKRQISFAWGPTADKTLRRAASIEVVVSAGSGGGAGWIEIDQLMLRRLPVETGEPPPIAARATSANALAPLSVDGDLATAWRSPASPRGPQALTLDLGRMREFGGLSLTWAPGAHARDYDIELSDDGLRWRLLRRVRGGDGGEDPILATESEARFIRIRMENPGGQGLGLADIRVEPLPFGADANAFLMELARRAPRGLHPRGFAGEQSYWTLVGVKGGGDGALLSEDGALELGRGGPSVEPFVIDAAGITTWADVEIAHRLADHALPVPSVEWTHPAWKLTVNAFVAGERGNDRLVGRYTLRNLTHAPLSLRLALVVRPLQVNPPTQFLTTPGGVSPIRSMAWDGEVMSVGARRIFPLARPDMAGVSTFDSGAYPQRLMRADAAGERAVEDETGLASGVLAYDVVLPPLGERRLGIVAPLTGGTPALPHTEPDRWLDEEDARVAAFWRKELSTTRVDAAGEGRAVTNALRTSLAHILIMQDGPILRPGARSYARSWIRDGAMIAEALLRLGHEEEAKAYLRWYATHLFPNGKVPCCVDARGADPVPENDSHGEFIHLAAEVWRYTGDRALLQSVWPKVEAAARYMNQQRLSERVPSHLATPERRNLFGLMPPSISHEGYSAKPAYSYWDDFWTLRGFEDAVMLAATFGDAQTRASLAAQRDEFRTDLMTSLRMTARRFDIPYIAGAADLGDFDATSTTIALSPGGLRRQLPADLLEGTFERYWQNFTARRDGAAAWKDYTPYEWRVVGAFVRLGHRERARQALDFFMGDRRPLAWNQWAEVVGRVPREPRFIGDMPHGWVASDFIRSALDLFVYERREDDALVIAAGVPENWLREDGVRIQNYRTPWGPLSFTMQAEGDRLTVRLQGKARPPGGFIIPADLFGPSDALVDGRRVKWSGAELKVVRASATIVLIRRKEGR